From the genome of Rhineura floridana isolate rRhiFlo1 chromosome 7, rRhiFlo1.hap2, whole genome shotgun sequence, one region includes:
- the SPRN gene encoding shadow of prion protein, which yields MMKWNTAICWTLILLAAVFFEGISCKGGRGGARGAARGSVRGSTRRSKSSPRYSSSGTALRVAAAAAAGGAAAGAASAVASGRMRLAGEGSPEHANTQDGNSTVEGSYNYRAWTSGAQPWHFLDLPTCLLFVASFFTL from the coding sequence ATGATGAAATGGAACACAGCAATATGCTGGACTCTCATTTTACTGGCTGCAGTTTTCTTTGAAGGCATCAGCTGTAAAGGAGGACGCGGTGGAGCACGAGGGGCAGCACGGGGCAGTGTACGTGGTAGTACACGGCGGTCAAAATCCTCACCCCGCTACAGCTCATCTGGGACAGCCCTGCGggtagcagcagctgcagcagcaggtgGAGCCGCTGCAGGAGCAGcatcagctgtagcttctggCAGGATGAGGTTGGCTGGTGAGGGCAGCCCTGAACATGCAAACACACAAGATGGCAACAGTACAGTTGAAGGCAGTTACAACTATAGAGCATGGACATCAGGTGCTCAACCGTGGCACTTCTTAGATCTGCCTACTTGCCTGCTTTTTGTGGCTAGTTTCTTTACCCTCTAG